In Candidatus Paceibacterota bacterium, one genomic interval encodes:
- a CDS encoding acetylxylan esterase, with amino-acid sequence MKLLFCPAVILLVAFTLPAAVSTPPSVADRASRNDQALSDYFHAETAALAQRCLADIRSLKDWEARRGEYRRQLAEMLGLWPALERTDLNPVITGKLEQADFTVEKLHFQALPKLYVTANLYLPKKLDAPAPGILYACGHSRSFTNGASCGNKTGYQHHGAWFARNGYVCLLIDTVQLGEIQGCHRGTYSDGRWWWNSRGYTPAGIEAWFGIRALDYLCSRPEVDKERLGMTGRSGGGAYTWTVAALDDRVKVAAPIAGITDLRNQVVDGCVEGHCDCMFHVNTYRWDLPQVAALIAPRPLLIGNSDKDKIFPLDGVVRVHQQTRRIYDLYNQPNHLGLLITEGPHEDTQDLQVPVFRWFNRFLKGQDPLIEMAATKCFTPDQLRVFDKLPADEVNTRVDEIFVPKAAPLRPAASKAQAGQQRADYVEALRGKVFGGWPAERSAINPQLEDLSGSGGLRVRACRLNIQTGVSPWLWTLQDPKVKRPEKVLLTVLDAEGWTNSPARWLWLGGGTPEAQASLRREMQAGKLALAFFAPREVEPARWQAEKKRANQVRRRYMLLGQTLDGMRVWDIQCAARALKALPEFKQTPLCLRANKQMGVNAAYAALFEPGIEKLELKELPASQNEGPDYLNVLKVGDLPQVLELLGKRADAGHP; translated from the coding sequence ATGAAGCTGTTGTTTTGTCCGGCAGTTATCCTGCTTGTTGCCTTCACGCTGCCAGCCGCTGTTTCAACCCCGCCGTCGGTTGCGGACCGGGCCTCCCGGAATGACCAGGCGTTATCGGATTACTTCCACGCCGAAACGGCGGCGCTTGCCCAGCGCTGCCTGGCCGACATCCGTTCCCTCAAAGACTGGGAGGCGCGGCGCGGCGAATACCGGCGGCAGTTGGCGGAGATGCTGGGCCTTTGGCCCGCGCTGGAGCGGACGGACTTGAACCCGGTTATCACCGGAAAACTGGAGCAAGCCGACTTCACGGTGGAGAAGCTCCATTTTCAGGCGCTGCCGAAACTGTATGTCACGGCCAACCTGTATCTGCCGAAGAAGCTGGACGCGCCCGCGCCGGGAATTCTCTACGCTTGCGGCCACAGCCGGTCGTTCACAAACGGGGCAAGCTGTGGCAACAAGACGGGCTACCAGCACCACGGCGCCTGGTTTGCCCGCAATGGCTACGTCTGCCTGTTGATTGACACGGTGCAGTTGGGCGAAATCCAGGGCTGCCATCGCGGCACCTACAGCGATGGGCGGTGGTGGTGGAATTCGCGCGGCTACACGCCAGCCGGCATCGAGGCCTGGTTCGGCATTCGGGCGCTGGATTACCTCTGCTCCCGGCCGGAGGTGGACAAGGAGCGTCTCGGCATGACGGGGCGCTCGGGCGGCGGGGCTTACACCTGGACCGTCGCGGCGCTGGATGACCGCGTCAAGGTCGCCGCGCCCATCGCGGGGATCACTGACCTGCGCAATCAGGTCGTGGACGGCTGCGTCGAGGGACATTGCGATTGCATGTTCCACGTGAACACTTACCGGTGGGACCTGCCTCAAGTGGCGGCCCTGATCGCGCCGCGCCCGTTGTTGATCGGGAATTCGGACAAGGACAAGATCTTCCCGCTGGACGGCGTGGTGCGGGTTCACCAGCAGACCCGGCGCATCTACGATCTCTACAACCAGCCCAACCATCTTGGCTTGCTCATCACCGAGGGCCCGCACGAGGACACGCAGGACCTGCAGGTGCCGGTCTTCCGCTGGTTCAACCGGTTTCTCAAAGGCCAGGACCCGCTCATCGAGATGGCCGCCACGAAGTGCTTCACGCCGGACCAGCTCCGGGTCTTTGACAAGCTGCCCGCGGACGAGGTGAACACCAGGGTGGACGAAATCTTTGTGCCGAAGGCGGCGCCGCTTCGCCCGGCAGCGAGCAAGGCGCAAGCCGGCCAACAGCGAGCCGATTATGTCGAGGCGCTGCGCGGGAAGGTGTTCGGCGGCTGGCCGGCCGAGCGCAGCGCGATCAATCCGCAGTTGGAGGATCTATCCGGCAGCGGCGGTCTCCGCGTTCGGGCCTGCCGGTTGAACATCCAGACCGGGGTGAGCCCTTGGCTCTGGACGTTGCAGGACCCCAAGGTGAAGCGGCCAGAAAAGGTCTTGCTAACGGTGCTGGATGCGGAGGGTTGGACCAATTCACCGGCCAGGTGGCTCTGGCTGGGCGGCGGGACGCCCGAGGCACAGGCGAGTTTGCGGCGGGAAATGCAGGCCGGGAAACTGGCGCTGGCGTTCTTTGCGCCGCGCGAAGTCGAGCCCGCGCGGTGGCAAGCCGAAAAGAAGCGGGCCAACCAGGTGCGGCGCCGCTACATGCTCCTGGGGCAGACGCTCGACGGCATGAGGGTGTGGGACATCCAGTGCGCGGCACGGGCGCTCAAGGCGCTGCCCGAGTTCAAGCAGACCCCGCTCTGCCTTCGAGCGAACAAACAGATGGGAGTAAACGCGGCTTACGCGGCTTTATTCGAGCCGGGGATTGAGAAGCTGGAGCTGAAAGAGCTGCCGGCCTCGCAGAACGAGGGGCCGGATTATCTCAATGTGCTGAAGGTGGGCGACCTCCCGCAGGTGCTGGAATTGTTGGGCAAACGGGCGGATGCGGGACACCCATGA
- a CDS encoding serine hydrolase domain-containing protein, producing the protein MNYSPLALLLSAATAIAAAAPDFSETAAILRRGIEDHAFPGCTVVVGTADKVLWSEAFGCLDYTGHVPVTKQTLYDLASVTKVAGTTSVFMQLMQQGKVRMSDPVSAYLPEFIDLAPDDEDKAKRKQITVGHLLTHTAGLTSWKAYYRTQTNYAAMLRAILTTPLESDPGARVRYSDFGMLLAGEVAARAGKKPLADLEQVLVFSPLCMTNTLRNPPAGLHARIAPTEKWPNRTNFVHGVVHDENSRAAEGITGHAGLFSTAEDLGKLATELLRADEGKSQWLSQPVFAEFARPHELARGGSRGLGWGLERGEKRAIGHNGFTGTYIRVDLDRKLHLALLTNAVHPTRDNHKLGTVRREAIAAILRAFDKSLAPDSAGDGEPPREL; encoded by the coding sequence ATGAACTACAGCCCTCTTGCCCTGCTCCTCTCTGCCGCCACCGCGATCGCCGCCGCTGCCCCGGACTTCTCCGAAACCGCCGCCATCCTGCGGCGCGGCATCGAAGACCATGCCTTCCCGGGCTGCACAGTCGTCGTCGGCACCGCCGACAAGGTCCTATGGTCAGAAGCTTTCGGCTGCCTGGACTACACGGGCCACGTGCCGGTGACAAAGCAGACCCTATACGACCTGGCTTCGGTCACCAAGGTGGCCGGGACGACCTCGGTGTTCATGCAATTGATGCAACAGGGAAAGGTGCGGATGTCCGATCCGGTCAGCGCATACCTCCCGGAGTTCATTGATCTCGCGCCGGATGACGAGGACAAGGCCAAACGCAAGCAGATCACGGTCGGGCACCTGCTGACCCACACCGCGGGGTTGACTTCCTGGAAGGCCTATTATCGCACGCAGACAAACTACGCCGCGATGCTCCGCGCCATCCTCACGACCCCGCTGGAGAGCGACCCGGGCGCGCGGGTTCGCTACAGCGACTTCGGCATGCTCCTGGCCGGGGAGGTGGCCGCGCGGGCCGGCAAGAAGCCGCTGGCGGACCTGGAACAGGTGTTGGTGTTCAGTCCACTTTGCATGACGAATACCCTGCGCAATCCGCCGGCCGGGTTGCATGCCCGCATCGCCCCCACCGAAAAATGGCCTAACCGCACCAACTTCGTCCACGGCGTCGTCCACGATGAGAACTCCCGCGCCGCTGAAGGCATCACCGGCCACGCCGGCCTGTTCTCGACGGCGGAGGACCTGGGGAAGCTGGCCACGGAGCTGTTGCGCGCAGACGAAGGGAAGAGCCAGTGGTTGTCTCAACCCGTGTTCGCTGAATTCGCCCGCCCGCACGAGCTGGCCCGCGGTGGCAGCCGTGGCCTGGGTTGGGGGCTTGAACGCGGCGAGAAACGGGCCATCGGGCATAATGGATTTACCGGCACCTACATCCGCGTGGATCTCGACCGGAAGCTACACCTGGCGCTCCTCACCAACGCCGTCCATCCCACGCGGGACAACCACAAACTCGGCACGGTCCGGCGTGAGGCCATCGCCGCCATCCTGCGCGCGTTCGACAAGAGCCTCGCGCCAGACAGCGCCGGGGACGGCGAACCTCCGCGCGAGCTCTGA
- a CDS encoding Gfo/Idh/MocA family oxidoreductase, translating to MAKTLRVGMIGYGFMGKAHSNAWRQAPYFFPLKAKIEMHTICGRTTAGVQAARARLGWQFASTDWRELVESPLIDVIDISTHNDSHAEIAIAAARAGKQVLCEKPLALDVKQAEAMLAAVQKARVVHMVCHNYRRVPAIALARKMIAEGFLGQIYHYHARYAQDWLVDPETPLQWKLQKPICGSGAHGDIGVHLIDLARYLVGEFKEVCGMMHTFVTERPLPQKPGAAPAAPPKAAPKAKAKSGQAAAGPPAKPARPLGKVTVDDATTFIGTFQNGALANLEATRYAPGRKNQIALEINGSKGSLCFDFEDMNHLKLYDTASLPDRQGFRDVLVSQPGGAHPYVGQWWRAGHPLGYEHSFVHTIADFVNACVDQKPVHPTFEDGLKNQRVLAAVEESVKKRAWVKL from the coding sequence ATGGCCAAGACACTCCGGGTCGGAATGATCGGATACGGCTTCATGGGCAAGGCGCATTCCAATGCCTGGCGGCAGGCGCCCTACTTCTTCCCTCTAAAAGCCAAAATCGAAATGCACACCATCTGCGGGCGAACCACCGCCGGCGTGCAGGCCGCCCGCGCCCGGCTCGGGTGGCAGTTCGCCTCGACGGACTGGCGCGAGCTGGTGGAGTCGCCCTTGATTGATGTGATTGACATCAGCACCCACAACGACTCCCACGCCGAAATCGCAATCGCCGCCGCCCGGGCCGGCAAGCAGGTGTTGTGCGAGAAGCCGCTGGCCCTGGATGTCAAACAGGCGGAAGCCATGCTGGCTGCGGTCCAGAAGGCCAGGGTCGTGCACATGGTCTGCCACAACTACCGCCGCGTGCCGGCCATTGCGCTGGCCAGGAAGATGATCGCCGAGGGGTTCCTCGGCCAGATTTATCACTATCATGCGCGTTACGCTCAGGACTGGCTGGTGGATCCGGAGACGCCCTTGCAGTGGAAGCTGCAGAAGCCCATCTGCGGCAGCGGCGCGCACGGGGACATCGGCGTGCACCTCATAGACCTGGCGCGTTACCTCGTCGGAGAATTCAAGGAGGTCTGCGGCATGATGCACACCTTCGTTACGGAGCGCCCGTTGCCGCAAAAGCCGGGAGCCGCGCCAGCCGCGCCGCCCAAAGCCGCTCCCAAAGCCAAGGCAAAATCCGGCCAGGCGGCCGCCGGTCCGCCCGCCAAACCCGCGCGCCCACTGGGCAAAGTAACGGTGGACGACGCCACCACCTTCATAGGCACCTTCCAAAACGGCGCGCTCGCTAACCTGGAAGCCACCCGTTACGCGCCTGGGCGGAAGAACCAGATAGCTCTCGAGATCAACGGCTCCAAGGGGTCGCTTTGCTTCGATTTCGAGGACATGAACCACCTCAAGCTTTACGACACCGCCAGCCTGCCCGACCGGCAAGGCTTCCGCGATGTCCTGGTGTCCCAGCCCGGTGGCGCACACCCCTATGTCGGCCAATGGTGGCGGGCCGGCCATCCGCTGGGCTACGAACACTCCTTTGTCCACACCATCGCGGATTTCGTCAATGCCTGCGTGGACCAGAAGCCGGTCCACCCGACGTTCGAGGACGGATTGAAAAACCAGCGCGTGCTGGCGGCGGTGGAAGAGTCGGTTAAGAAGCGCGCCTGGGTGAAGCTCTGA
- the lpxD gene encoding UDP-3-O-(3-hydroxymyristoyl)glucosamine N-acyltransferase: MPYTAADIAKLLEGELAGDGSLTLKGFAPADRAQPGDLTFAENENYFARAEQSAASVIIVDGSQTSSRKTLIRVPSARIAFAKVLPLFFPEPAFPAGIHPTAIVPASAQIDSTVHIGPYCVLGEQVRIGPRCVLEGANHVGARCQLEEDTRLFPNVTLYPDTQIGRRVRIHSGTVVGADGFGYVLDNGVHRKVPQIGNVIICDDVELGANVTVDRGALGPTIIGKGTKVDNLVQIAHNVTLGEHCIIVSQAGIAGSTKLGNYVVLGGQVGLAGHLKIGNRVSVAAQSGVMNNIPDGEKWIWTPAQPDRQAKRQMIALQQLPELMRRVKELEKKLAAKEEPAA, encoded by the coding sequence ATGCCGTACACTGCCGCTGATATTGCCAAACTCCTCGAAGGTGAACTGGCCGGCGACGGCTCCCTGACACTGAAGGGATTCGCGCCCGCCGACCGCGCCCAGCCGGGCGACCTGACCTTTGCCGAGAACGAGAATTATTTTGCCCGGGCCGAGCAAAGCGCCGCCTCGGTCATCATTGTCGATGGATCCCAGACCTCCAGCCGCAAGACGCTCATCCGCGTGCCCAGCGCTCGCATTGCCTTTGCCAAGGTGCTCCCGCTGTTTTTCCCGGAGCCGGCCTTCCCTGCCGGCATTCATCCCACGGCGATTGTTCCAGCGAGCGCCCAGATTGATTCGACCGTCCATATTGGCCCGTATTGTGTGCTCGGCGAGCAGGTGCGGATTGGCCCGCGCTGCGTCCTGGAGGGGGCCAATCACGTCGGCGCCCGCTGCCAGCTTGAGGAAGACACCCGGCTTTTCCCCAATGTCACGCTGTATCCGGACACGCAGATCGGCCGGCGTGTGCGCATCCACTCCGGCACCGTCGTCGGCGCGGACGGATTCGGCTATGTGCTGGACAACGGCGTCCATCGCAAGGTGCCGCAAATCGGCAACGTCATCATTTGCGACGACGTGGAGCTGGGAGCCAATGTAACGGTGGATCGCGGCGCGCTCGGGCCGACCATTATCGGCAAGGGAACCAAAGTGGATAACCTCGTCCAAATCGCCCACAACGTGACGCTCGGCGAGCATTGCATCATCGTGTCGCAGGCGGGCATCGCGGGCAGCACGAAGCTGGGCAATTACGTTGTGCTCGGCGGCCAGGTGGGTCTGGCCGGACACCTCAAGATTGGCAACCGCGTCTCCGTCGCCGCCCAGTCCGGGGTCATGAACAACATCCCGGACGGCGAGAAGTGGATTTGGACACCCGCCCAGCCCGACCGGCAGGCCAAGCGGCAGATGATCGCCCTGCAGCAACTGCCCGAGCTGATGCGCCGCGTCAAGGAGCTGGAGAAGAAGCTCGCGGCCAAAGAGGAACCAGCGGCGTAG
- the ilvB gene encoding biosynthetic-type acetolactate synthase large subunit, whose amino-acid sequence MSKTTEQTKKAPAAKSAELGPTMAGSEILVACLEREGVDTIFAYPGGASMEIHQALTRSKKIRTVLPRHEQGGAFAAGGYGRATGRAGVCMATSGPGATNLVSGIADAYMDSVPLIAITGQVAQAMIGKGAFQETDIYGMTLPVVKHSYLITNINDIPRIIKEAFLIAQTGRPGPVLIDLPKNVQQARTQPVFPRQVNFRGYQKDRRASDLELNEIIGLLEKSDRPVLYVGGGIITANASEELRRFAEAAQIPVTSTIMGCGAFPETHPLSLRWLGMHGAAFANWAVNGEFESRKSANDPMKQVAPGADLLLAFGVRFDDRVTGKVDKFCEKGTIVHIDIDPSEINKNRRVHLPIISDIKFALGRLAQMIKERPLQKKFTTWHKRIEAWKAKAPFGYTVTEEVMKSQHMRDHLKGRESEVILPQMAIEMLYELSKGEAIITTGVGQHQMWAAQYYKFKYPRQLLTSAGLGAMGYGYPAALGAKVAFPDREVVDIDGDGSFLMNIQELATAHIEKIAAKAIILNNQHLGMVMQWEDRFYAGNRGNTYLGDPENRKLIYPDYTAVCTSFNVKCERVMYKQDLRAAMQRMLDAKEPYVLDIIVPYTEHVLPFIPAGRTVADMIWQA is encoded by the coding sequence ATGAGCAAGACAACTGAACAGACTAAGAAAGCGCCGGCCGCCAAAAGCGCGGAGCTCGGCCCCACGATGGCCGGCAGCGAAATCCTCGTGGCCTGCCTCGAACGCGAGGGGGTGGATACCATCTTCGCCTATCCCGGCGGCGCCAGCATGGAAATCCACCAGGCCCTGACGCGCTCAAAGAAGATTCGCACCGTCCTGCCGCGCCATGAACAGGGCGGCGCCTTCGCCGCGGGCGGCTACGGGCGTGCCACCGGGCGGGCGGGCGTGTGCATGGCTACCAGCGGCCCGGGCGCGACCAACCTCGTCTCGGGCATCGCGGACGCGTACATGGATTCCGTCCCGCTGATTGCCATCACCGGACAGGTGGCGCAGGCCATGATCGGCAAGGGCGCGTTCCAGGAGACCGACATTTACGGCATGACGCTGCCGGTGGTGAAGCACAGCTACCTGATCACCAACATCAACGATATCCCGCGCATCATCAAGGAAGCGTTCCTCATCGCGCAGACCGGCCGGCCGGGCCCGGTGTTGATTGACTTGCCGAAGAACGTGCAGCAGGCGCGCACGCAGCCGGTCTTCCCCCGGCAGGTCAACTTCCGCGGTTATCAGAAAGACCGGCGGGCGAGCGACCTGGAACTCAACGAAATCATCGGGCTGCTCGAGAAGTCCGACCGGCCGGTGCTCTACGTGGGCGGCGGCATCATCACCGCCAACGCGAGCGAGGAATTGCGGCGGTTCGCCGAGGCGGCGCAGATCCCGGTCACCTCGACCATCATGGGCTGCGGCGCATTTCCGGAGACGCATCCGCTGTCGCTGCGCTGGCTGGGCATGCACGGCGCGGCCTTCGCCAATTGGGCCGTCAACGGGGAGTTCGAGTCCCGCAAGAGCGCCAATGACCCGATGAAGCAGGTGGCGCCCGGCGCCGACCTGCTGTTGGCCTTTGGGGTGCGCTTCGACGACCGCGTGACGGGCAAGGTGGATAAGTTCTGCGAGAAAGGGACCATCGTTCACATAGACATTGATCCGTCCGAGATCAACAAGAACCGGCGGGTCCATCTGCCGATCATCAGTGATATTAAGTTCGCGCTGGGCCGCCTCGCTCAGATGATTAAAGAGCGGCCCTTGCAGAAGAAGTTCACGACCTGGCACAAGCGGATCGAGGCCTGGAAGGCCAAGGCGCCGTTCGGTTACACGGTGACCGAGGAGGTGATGAAGTCGCAGCACATGCGCGACCATCTCAAGGGCCGGGAAAGCGAGGTCATCCTGCCGCAGATGGCGATCGAGATGCTCTACGAACTGTCCAAAGGCGAGGCCATCATCACCACCGGCGTGGGCCAGCACCAGATGTGGGCCGCGCAGTATTACAAGTTCAAGTACCCGCGCCAGCTTCTGACCAGCGCGGGCCTGGGCGCAATGGGCTACGGCTACCCGGCGGCGCTGGGGGCCAAGGTGGCATTCCCCGACCGGGAAGTCGTGGATATTGACGGCGACGGCTCGTTCCTCATGAACATCCAGGAACTGGCGACCGCCCATATTGAGAAGATCGCCGCCAAGGCTATCATTCTGAACAACCAGCACCTTGGGATGGTGATGCAGTGGGAAGACCGGTTCTACGCCGGCAACCGCGGCAATACCTATCTCGGCGACCCGGAGAACCGCAAACTGATCTATCCCGATTACACCGCTGTCTGCACCAGTTTCAACGTGAAGTGTGAGCGGGTCATGTACAAGCAGGACCTCCGGGCGGCGATGCAGCGCATGTTGGATGCGAAAGAGCCGTATGTGCTGGACATCATCGTGCCCTACACCGAGCACGTGCTGCCGTTCATCCCGGCCGGCCGCACCGTCGCCGACATGATCTGGCAGGCGTAG
- the xylA gene encoding xylose isomerase yields MKQQAREFFPGISRIHYEGPDSKNPLAFKHYNADELVAGKSMRDHLRFSVTYWHTIRGQLADMFGVGTAVRPWEDGTNSMKMAETRVRVAFEFLEKLGAPFYAFHDRDVAPEGRTLRESNRNLDTIVKVLKAEQERTGVQLLWGTACLFAHPRYAHGAATSCNADVFAYAAAQVKKAVEVTHTLKGAGYVFWGGREGYSTLLNTDLKREMDHLGRFLHLAVDHKKAIGFKGQFYIEPKPKEPTKHQYDSDAAACLNFLREYGLLGDFKLNLETNHATLAGHTMQHELEVAIAAGALGSMDANTGDMLLGWDTDQFPTSIYLTTEIMLSILGMGGFKTGGTNFDAKVRRESFEPVDLFYAHIGGMDAFARGLKVAAAIRKDGRLAEFVKRRYSSWDNGIGAKIEAGKASFKDLEAYMLQKGDAAPNTSGRQEFLENLINEFV; encoded by the coding sequence ATGAAGCAGCAAGCCCGAGAGTTTTTCCCCGGCATCTCCCGGATCCACTACGAAGGCCCGGATTCCAAAAACCCGCTGGCCTTCAAGCATTACAATGCCGACGAGTTGGTCGCCGGCAAATCCATGCGGGACCATCTGCGCTTTTCGGTCACTTACTGGCACACCATTCGCGGACAACTGGCCGACATGTTCGGCGTGGGCACGGCCGTTCGCCCGTGGGAAGACGGCACCAACTCGATGAAGATGGCCGAGACGCGCGTGCGGGTTGCCTTCGAGTTCCTCGAGAAGCTCGGCGCGCCGTTCTACGCGTTCCATGACCGCGACGTGGCGCCCGAGGGCAGGACGCTGCGCGAGAGCAATCGCAACCTCGACACCATCGTCAAGGTGCTCAAGGCGGAGCAGGAGCGCACCGGCGTGCAACTGCTGTGGGGCACCGCCTGCCTGTTCGCGCATCCGCGCTACGCCCACGGCGCGGCCACGAGCTGCAACGCGGACGTGTTCGCTTATGCCGCCGCGCAGGTGAAGAAGGCGGTTGAAGTAACGCACACGCTCAAGGGCGCCGGCTACGTGTTCTGGGGCGGACGCGAGGGCTACAGCACGCTGCTAAACACGGACCTGAAGCGGGAGATGGATCACCTGGGCAGGTTCCTGCACCTGGCCGTGGACCACAAGAAGGCCATCGGTTTCAAGGGCCAGTTCTACATCGAACCCAAGCCCAAGGAGCCCACCAAGCATCAGTACGATTCCGACGCCGCCGCGTGCTTGAACTTCCTGCGCGAGTACGGCCTGCTCGGCGACTTCAAGTTGAACCTCGAAACCAACCACGCCACGCTCGCCGGCCACACCATGCAGCACGAGCTGGAAGTGGCCATCGCCGCGGGCGCCCTCGGCTCCATGGACGCCAACACCGGCGACATGCTGCTCGGCTGGGATACCGACCAGTTCCCGACCAGCATTTACCTGACCACCGAGATCATGCTCTCGATCCTGGGCATGGGCGGCTTCAAGACCGGCGGCACCAACTTCGACGCCAAGGTCCGCCGCGAGAGCTTCGAGCCCGTGGACCTGTTCTATGCTCACATCGGCGGCATGGACGCCTTCGCGCGCGGCCTCAAAGTCGCCGCCGCCATCCGCAAGGATGGCCGCCTGGCGGAGTTCGTGAAGCGGCGCTACAGCTCGTGGGACAACGGCATCGGCGCGAAGATTGAGGCCGGCAAAGCCAGTTTCAAAGACCTCGAAGCCTACATGCTCCAGAAGGGAGACGCCGCCCCGAACACCAGCGGCCGGCAGGAGTTCCTCGAAAACCTGATTAACGAGTTTGTTTAA
- a CDS encoding Gfo/Idh/MocA family oxidoreductase has protein sequence MPNRPLNVGLVGGGKGAFIVHPHQKAIHFDGTRRVVAGALFPDPKIALDEAANWPYPIKGYGSYDEMIAANARLPEDQKLDYIVVVTPNFVHYDPAMKAMKAGIAVFCEKPLCLNLKEASDLVNTSRKLKVPFGVAHTYLGHWTTRFSRYIVRSGLLGEVRWVDSYYLQGWLATKLEATGQTQAVWRVDPKRAGGSGCGGDIGTHALMQLRFVTGLDVAQLSAQLETFVQGRQLDDHFTIYCKLSNGGKALVRASQICIGHKNDLGIEIAGTKGTLVWRQEEPEAVTVMLAGQPDRVYWRNAVTPGDGFLPKNVPADLMAEPTIPSGHPEAFHDAYARLHRCFEADVRLWKAGRPFKCDGAKYANVEDGWMGIAFIETCLKSSKKKGAWMAMPKAI, from the coding sequence ATGCCCAACAGACCTCTCAATGTCGGTTTAGTCGGCGGCGGCAAAGGCGCCTTCATCGTTCATCCCCACCAGAAAGCCATCCATTTTGACGGCACGCGGCGCGTTGTGGCCGGAGCGCTGTTCCCCGATCCCAAGATCGCCCTCGACGAAGCCGCCAACTGGCCTTACCCCATCAAAGGCTACGGCTCCTACGACGAGATGATCGCCGCCAACGCCCGGCTCCCCGAAGACCAGAAGCTGGACTACATCGTCGTCGTCACGCCCAACTTCGTTCATTACGACCCGGCCATGAAAGCCATGAAGGCCGGCATTGCCGTCTTCTGCGAGAAGCCGCTGTGCCTCAATCTCAAAGAGGCCTCCGACCTGGTCAATACCTCGCGCAAGCTGAAGGTCCCCTTCGGCGTCGCCCACACTTACCTTGGCCACTGGACTACTCGCTTCAGCCGTTACATCGTGCGCAGCGGTTTGCTCGGCGAAGTGCGCTGGGTGGACAGCTACTACCTCCAAGGCTGGCTCGCGACCAAGCTCGAAGCCACCGGCCAGACCCAGGCGGTTTGGCGCGTGGACCCCAAGCGCGCCGGCGGTTCCGGCTGCGGCGGCGACATCGGCACGCATGCCCTCATGCAACTCCGCTTCGTCACCGGCCTGGACGTCGCCCAGCTTAGCGCCCAGCTCGAGACTTTCGTCCAGGGCCGCCAGCTCGACGACCACTTCACGATCTACTGCAAGCTCAGCAACGGCGGCAAAGCTCTCGTCCGCGCCTCGCAGATCTGCATCGGCCACAAAAATGACCTCGGCATCGAGATCGCCGGCACCAAAGGCACTCTCGTGTGGCGGCAGGAAGAGCCGGAGGCGGTCACCGTTATGCTGGCAGGCCAGCCCGACCGGGTCTACTGGCGCAACGCGGTGACGCCGGGCGACGGTTTCCTGCCCAAGAACGTGCCCGCCGACCTGATGGCCGAGCCGACCATCCCCTCGGGCCACCCGGAGGCCTTCCACGATGCCTACGCCCGCCTGCACCGCTGCTTCGAGGCTGATGTGCGTCTCTGGAAAGCCGGCAGGCCATTCAAGTGCGACGGCGCCAAGTACGCCAACGTCGAAGACGGCTGGATGGGCATTGCCTTCATCGAAACCTGCCTCAAGAGCAGCAAGAAGAAGGGCGCCTGGATGGCGATGCCCAAAGCCATCTAA